Part of the Phocoena sinus isolate mPhoSin1 chromosome 17, mPhoSin1.pri, whole genome shotgun sequence genome is shown below.
ATGAGCACCGCCACCGGCTGCCCGATGATGATTGTCAGCCACACGGCCGCGTTGCCGTAGTTGCCACGGAAGAAGCGGCCCACTATCCAGGCCAGTGGGATCTGGGGACATGGGGGCCCGTTAGCAGGCCTCCGCGACCACGGGGCTGGCTCCCGGGCGCAGAGCGGATGCCAGGCCACGCGGGGTGCTCACCTGAGCCATCATGCCCGTGAAGGCCCAGAGGCGGAACATGCGCAGAGGGATGCTCACCAGGTACTGGGTGGGGGTGAGAGGGGCGTCAGCTTACCCCTCAGCCACCCCCGCCCAAGGTGGGGCCAGACGCGCCCACAGGGCACTGACCTCGTGGAAGAAGGCTGAAGCCAGGAACACCCCCGTCCTGGCTACCCACTTGCTGCTGCCCCTCCGGAGCATGGGCTTGTAGAAGTGTCTGCAAAAGGGAGCAGCCGTGGGGCGGGTGGCCGTGGGGCGGGCGCCCGGGCCACGTGCCGCCCGCCGGCTGGCTGCAGCGCCCACACCCACCTTAGGCACCACTTGTGTACGGGGATGTTCCAGTTCTGCCAAAAGTAGGTGACGGACTCAGAGTTCCTGGGGGTCGGGAGACGGCGGGTGACCAGGCTGCGCCagggccctcccccacccccagcccccggccccacACCCAAAgccacccaccaccagtcccgATAGAACTCCCGGTCTCCGAAGTGCATGAGCTCGGCCACGGCGTTCAGGCAGGAGTGGAACAGCCAGTAGAAGAAGATGAGCCAGATGAGGTGGTTGGGGACCTGCGGGGAGGCGTGTGCCAGGTTCCAGaacaccaccaccccgccccccacatGCCCCAACCCGCCAGGCTGCTCACCGCCAGCTTCAGGAGGCGCTCGATGATGCGGGAGTGGTCCATGTCCTGCAGAGACAGGGTGCAGCTGGCTCCCTCGGCCCCGCCCTCAGACCCCACCCCGCAAGGGCCTGCCTGCTCACCTTGAAGGGCTTCATGGAGTTCTGGATGGTGGGGACCATCCACTGCAAAGAGGGCAGGGTGTCAGCTCGCTGGCCGCCCGAGCTACCCTCCTCCAGCAACTCCCCCACCCCGCACAgcgcagcccccagcccagcccgcgTACCTGCTGAATCAGCCCCACCATGAGCTGCGTGAGGAACagctggaggaggaagcagagaacaGCGGGCTGAGCCCCCCAGTGCCCCGTGGCCCCCCCAGCCCGCGAgggccccagcctccagcctcaccATCTCAAGGAGCCGACGCAGCAGGAAACGCTTTCGGATGCGGGCGGAGCGGGGGAAGTTGAGCTCGTAACACAGGGTGGGAGCAAAGAGGAAGTAGTACAAGTCTGCAACGGGAGGGTGGGGCTAGCAGGCCGAAGCCCTGGCCCCCAGCagcgcccctcccccaggccctggcagggtTCTCACCTCGGTAAGTCAGGTTGTCAGGGTAGCTCACGGTGCACTGGGCGGCTCCCCCGTTGGCCTTCTTACCCGCAGCAGCTACGAGCAAGTGGCAGGGCGGGGTGAGGCTGAGATGCTGCCTGGGTCCAGCCCCACAGCAGGTGGCAGCCCCGGgtggccccagccccaggcagccccTCACCAGCCTTGGCCTTGGCCCTAGCCCTGCACTCTCGGCACCACAGGTTGACGTCCCGATAGGAGAACAGCTTGAGGAAGAGGATGGTGTACGCCGTCAGAGCCAGCACGGAGCCCACTGCAGGAGAGGCAAGCTCAGGCCATGCACCTCTCACACTGCCCACAGGAGAGCCACGGCCACAGGGGCAGCCCCTGTGGCTCGCCTAGGTCTCTCCTACGGGCCCCAGAGACAGGTTGGGATGGGGCTGAGATGGGTGGCCCACCTGGAGTGATGGACTCAAGCAGTAAGGCCACAGCCGCCGGGAAGCAGAGAATGGTGGCCAAGTTGACCACGTGCAGCAGCAGCCCTGCCTGCTCCGTCAGGGCACCCTGAGgttccgggggggggggggggaagcacaGCGCTCAGCCGGGGGCCCTCACCCCCGGGCCAGAGGGTCTCCCTAGGGCATGGCTGCCAGGCCTGTGGTGCAGCCCCTCCCGGGAAAGCCACACACAGCCCCAAAGCCTGGATGAGACACAGTGGGCCGGGCTGCTGGTCTGCCCTAAGTCTGGCTGGAGAGGAGGAGACCTCCGGGCAGGGCGAGGGTGGGCGTGAGGGCGCTGCTCACCACAGCCAGGCGCTTCTCCACCTGGAACGCAGCCACGGCAAAGACGTTGGCCACTGAGGACAGAAGCGCCACAGGGCAGGTTCAGGCCCAGGTCAGCCCTGTCCCCACCCGAGGCCTCCTGGGCACTCAGCTCACCAATGACCAGGCACAGAGCGGGCCAGCTGTAGGGGTCCTTCAGAAACAGAGACACCACCTGGATGGGATCCACCAGGATGCCATACCTGCAGATGGGCAGGTGGGGGATGAGGGTCTGAGCGGGGGAGAAGGGCGGGGCCTGAGCTGGcagtgggtggggcagggccagggcccactCACTTGATGAGGTTCTCTAAAAATAACCGCGCATTGCTCAAGACctgcaagagagagagagggacacgACCCCGTCACCTCTGGCCCCGGAACAGCCACCCCAGCTCCTCCCGGCACCCGTGGGTCCCAGCAGCAGCCTCCATCCTgcaggcccagccctgcctgacCTCACGCCAAGCTCCAAGACTCGCAACCCACCCCGCGGACGCCAGCGCAGGGATGGGAAGCCCCTCGGCACTGCCCCCGGCACGCCAACGAGCCGGCCCCGACACCTGGCACTTCCCAGATGCCTGTGTCTTCAGCAGCAGACAGAGACCCACGCCGTCCAGCAGCCCGCATCCATCCCACCGAGCTGGTGAGGGCCCCAAGGCCACAGCAACAGTCCCAAAGTCCAAGCCTGCCAGATGGAGCCACCACCCACGCCCAGGGCACCGCCCTGCCAGTCAGGCCAGTCCTCGCAGAGCCTGGCTGTGTGGCAGGCGCTGCACCAGGAGTGCCCACGCCCTGTGGGCCAGAGTCCTGAGGGGCCGGGGGAAGCTGGGCCTGGAACGCCACACTGTGACTCACGCCCCTGCCCGCCTCGGCCATTCCTGCAACAACAGCAGCTGAGGATGGAGCCCCATCACAACAAGTTCTTGCCTTAGCCGCTGGCTGGGGGCCTGGCTTTCCTCTGCAGGGACAGGGACCTGCTCCCTCACCCCACAAGGCACAGGCCCCGTGCAGGTTACGGAAGGGTCCGCAGAAAAGTGATGCTTCTCCAGGGGACACTGGTGGGGTCCCTTACCTGGCAAGGTTCATGAGGAGGTGAACAAGCTCAGAGATGCAGGGGCCAGCTGCCACACCCTCTCCCAGTCAAACGCCTGAGCAGCCAGCTTACCAGGACACACGCGGCCCTACAGTGTCACCCCACCTGGCGGTGGCCTGTCCTGAGAGCTCACAGCAGGCGAGAGCTGGAGCTGCAAACAGGCAGCACCCACCTGGAGGCCCAGCCTGCAGAGGGAACGCAGCACGGGATGCGCGTCTCCTACAGGAAGGGTGTGGCAGAGGTACCAGAAGCAGGGGGAAGGCTTTGGGGCGACACCAAAGGGCCAGGCAGgcccaggggctgcaggggagcAGACAGTGCCGCCCAGGCAGCTGGGGGCCCGCCCCGCACGACCCCCTCTTCACAAACCCAGCCTCGGCCGGCAACGGCCTCCAGAGACCAGGGACACGTCATCTCCTGGGTCTGAGCTGGCCAATGGCCCGCCCTCCCCTTGCCCAGCCAGCTTCTCACCCACCAGGCTGCATGGTGCCCCACAGCTCCCCAGGGAGCCTCCTGGGGTCACAGGCAGGGAAGGTGCGGGAGCCCCTTGCACACGGGCAGCCGCGGGAACCACGCCCAAGACAGGCAGACACGTCGGGTGGAGGGTCAAGGGTGATGTGCCACGTCAGCCCTGAGTGGCGGGGGCAGAGCCCAGAGaggcccctgccccctgccccgcccgAAGGCTGTACCCTGGAGCGCTGGACTCTAGCTGCCAAATGCCGGGGGAGCGGGGCCCCTGAAGCAGTGGCCTCGACCAGGCCGCAGAGCGAGGCAGGCGCGGGGCTCCCCACTCTCACCCTCCTGAGACTGAGGGAGGGGGGGCCCGGGGCTAGAACCGTATTCTCACCCCTGCTCCTCCAAGTCCGGGCCTGCCCGGGGGCTCCACGCCCATGAGGGCCATTTggaacagaagaggaaactctTCACGGAGTCCCAAGACCACTCACGCGTGCTGCCAGGAGGCCCTGCGCCCACAGCACCCCTTCCACAGCCCCAAGGCCCACCAGCCTATCTACTCCTTCCTGCCCCCACGCCAAGCCAGAGAAGCCCCTCAGGAGACCCCAGCCCCTCTGGCACAGCCCACGGCACAAAGGCTCCCACGCTAGCCCTGCAGGCGTCTCCTGGGATTCAACACGGACAAGGGTTGAGTGTGTGCCCTCTGGGAGCCCAGTATACAGCCGCTGCAGGGACCGCCACCACGATCCCTCTCCACTCAGCCCAGCCACAAAAGCTCTGGCCACCCACTCCAGGGGGCAGAGCTCGTGCCCCACCTGGCCACAGGGACACCTGCTCCAAGACGCCACCCTACTTACCAGCATCACCACGCACCAATTCAGGATGCCACGGTAGTTGTTGAAGCCACTGTCAGAGCTGAACAGAGAATCCTGCAGGCGGTGGCACCTGGAAAGCAGAAGTGGGCACCCGCAGAGCCCCAGGCAGTGAGAACCTCAAGCGAGGCCCAAAGCAGGCCCACGCCTCCCAGCCCTGGCATACACCTGTGAACCTGGCCACGCCCAGCCCCTCACTCTGGGCAGCGCACGACCATCTGCCCACCAGCCTACTCCCCAACTGTCACCAGAGAGGGGCCAGGCCGTGCCAAGCTCTCAGGAACACCCAGAGGCCTGCCGCTCCATGCTGCGGGTGGGCGGGGCACGCCACAGGCAGGAGCTGGCTACGGGCCGGCTGGAGTCCCCCAGGCTGGGAGCACCCTTCCCCCCGCAGCTGCCTCTGGTTGCCGCCACCCTCACTGGCTAAGGAGTGGTGATGGGCCCACAGGAAGAGTCCACCCCAGGGGTCCGGGGGCCCATCCGGCAATGTTGGACAGATGGGGGGGTGCGAATCTGCCTTTGCAGTCGGCCCAGCCCACCACCCAGTGAGCCAAGGGCCCCACTCCAACCGCCTCCTCCCTCCATTTGGCCCACACAGGTCCCAGCGGGCACCGGCACCCAGGCGCTGGGCGCCTGATGGCAGGGAGGTCTACAGTAGAAGCCAGCGGAGGCACTTTCAGTGCCCCCCACCCATGAGCGCTCCCACCCAGCGCCGGGGTTGGGGGACACAGACGCAGACCCTCACGTCCCTGCCTGACCCTCAGGGCGAGGCAGAGGTGAAGGGGCCACAGCACGGCGGGGCAAGGCTCAGACCTCGTGCCGGTCCTTGGCTGCAGCCCCGCCTCACCCCAAGTGCCCAGCCACCAGGAGGCCTTCCACGGCATTGAGCAAGGCCTCCGGTTTTGTAAGAGAAGCCAgggcctccccttccctcccgtGGACACAGCTCCATCTCAAGAGGCAGCTGGGGCACAGGAGAAGACAGGGCCTCCGGGCGTGGCCCTGCCTCTGCGGCAGGCCTGGCTATGGCTGGGGTCAGCACTCAGACGGCCGCACCCAGGAGATGAGGGCCAGGGAGGACAAGACACCGCTCAGCATCGTCAGCCAGGGCAGTGCTGACGGTCTGACCTCTGCCTTCCCAGACCGAGGTCTGCCCACACCTGGCCCACCCGCCTCTCCCAGTCACAGGCCTGGCCTCCTCGCACCTGCCCTCCAGCGCCATCCTGGAGCACGCGCAGCGGGGCTGTGAGCTCCACCCCAGGCGCTCTGCCTTTCGAAGAGGCAAGCAGAGCTCCAAGGCCCAGCTCCCCAGACAGGACAGTCTCTGGGCCTCTCCGCTGGACGGGCTTGCCCAGAACCCTCCCCCAAATTCAAGCCCAGTCGCTTTTACTGGAAGCGTCCCAAAGCCACCTCATGCCACAAGCTGCCAACCGCCATCTGCATGTCCACGCCCAGCTCGACACGCCCAGGGGACTGTTTCACAACAACGTGACCCCTGCCCGCTTTGGGCCACCGAGAAGACCACGCTGACTTTATCTGCAGCAATCTCTAAGatgaaactgggggtgggggaagggtggcatTTTCCAAACCTGACAACAAATGACATTATAAAAGCTCTCCCAGATCGCTGCTGTCAGGCTCCTGAGGCCTTCCCCAAGCCACCCACACCCGCCCCTCAGGTCCCTCCACCGGCCTTCTGACCACCCCCAACCCAGGCAGCTCTGTGCCCCCAGAGGTCGGAGGGCCCAACCCAGGGAAGGAAGCCCACCGCCCACCAATCCCCCCAGAGGTCCAGCCTTGCCGATGCAGTCAGCTGCAGTGGACCAGAGGGCACCAGGCATGGTTGGCATGGACGCGGGGCCTGGCCGCCTTGCCCAGAGCTCTGTCACCCTCTCCCCTACTGCAGGCGCTGCCCACGCCTCTGTGCTCTCCAGCGGCCCGCCCACCTGCTCCCAAGTCCCACCCAGCCAGCAGGGCCATTCTAACTCATCACAGGTATCACCTCTTTCACCACCTCACACCAGCACTGGGAGGCGGGcacacagggaaactgaggctcactgAGGTTCAAAGCCTGCCCAGAGGCACAGCCCCAAGTGTGGACCACACACGCAGGACCACACGGTCCAGCTCCAGGGCCAGTTAGAACAAGGAGGGGGCAGGGTGCCAGCTCGCCTCCCAGCTGCCACCCCCTTGGCACTTCCTCCAGTTGGGTgggctccccgtgtcctcagtcCCTGCtagagagggagaaacagaggaCGCCCCTGGGAGAGCCCCACGACAAGAAGGCCCCGCCTGGAGGGCCCGTGAACCAAGGGCTGGAGGGCGCACAGGCGAGTGTGGTGCACCTGAAAGCAATGAGCTGAGAGGCAGGGCTAGAGGGGGGCCCTCCTTCCGGCCCCACCCAGAGCCTGACCGCGCCGGCCAGGCCAAGGTGAGCAGGAAGTgtcgggaggggagggaggaagaagggggaggaacaagcagggaggagaggcagcaGGTGAGAGGAAGATGACGGGGAGGAGGGGCCGCGGAGGCCAGATGCCAAGCGGGCAGACAGAGCAAGGCCTGGTTCTGCTCCAGGAGACCCAACCCCTGCGGTATCTGGCGTGAGGGACAAGCACACAGAGCCTGTGTGTCCTGCAGACCCGAGGGGACTGTGGCCCATCCCTGCCACCTCCAGCTCCTCTTCCCAAGGGTCCTGGCCTTGACGGTGGGCAGTCAGGGCTCCTGCTGGCTCAGCCCAACTAGCAGGTGTACAGGGGAGGCTTCTGGCCACCTGACCTGCGTAGAGCAGGAAAGTGACTGCCCGCCCAGGGTGACAGCTTGGCCCAAAGCTGGCACGCTCCCCCTATCTCATACAAAATGACCCCAAATCCCACCCCCTCCAGAGGGAGATCGAGCCAGCCACGCCCCTGCCTCCTGGAGAGGATAATGTGGGGAGATGGCAGAGGGGACTCCAGGACACTCCTATCCTTTGCATCCTCCCTCAGTCCCACCTCAGGCCCACAGGAAGCCAGCACCCCTCAGGAGAGCCGCCCTCATGAACTCTGCGCCAGACCTTTGCTCACACTGCTCAGCGCCGAGATTATCTTATCTCCCAGGTGAGCTGTGCGCACCCCAAGGGCAAGGACGGTGCCTGCACCACAGCTGCCTttgcccatcccctccccacagtACCCAGTGAAGAAAGCCTCGGTTCTTCTTTAATGAGAGAGCAAATCCTTGCCAACCCACTGACAGGTTGCCCACTTCCTCCTTGATAATCTCTAGCTCTGGAGCTGCTTCCAAAGCCAGAGTCCCTGAGGGCCCCTTGGCCGGGAAGGCtccggtggggggagggggcgtggagGACGGCAAAGCGACCGCCTGGAGTCAGCTGCAGGACTTAGCCAATGCCCAGGTGGGCCAGGTCCTCGCCATCAGCCACAGCTTGCTCCCCACCCGCTTCCCATGAGTCCTTCAGCTAAGCAGGGAGACCACCTGTGGGTGTGCCCACTTCAAACCCCTCTCCTGTACCCCAGCCAGGGGTGAGAGTCCCAATACAGGACCCATCTCTGACCCTAGAGCAGGCATTTGTGCTGGTAATATAAGCAGGACCCCAAGCCAATCAATCGCTGGGTAAAGGATGAGGGACCTTTGTGAAGACCATTCTTGGGAGGGTCTGCAAGGGATGAGAAACCCTCTCGCATTGCCCCCTGCCCCTTTCCTCAGGCAGTCCCAAGCTCCTGCTGGCCCACTCCCCAGCCAGCCCACCCTCCTCTGGGAGCCTTATCTACCCACAAGGCACCCCTCATAGCCCTCAAGAGGGGTCCCCTTCATCACACAACGCCAGACGCCATCCATCTCCTTCCAGGAAGAAGACAGTACGGGTGGCTGGAACCAGCCCACCTCGGGCTCCAGGCTCTGGGCTCACCCTGGGAAAGAGCCTCAGGACCCACCTAAAGATGGGCAGAGGGGAGGCGTCTGGAAGCTGGGCCGGCGCCCCCACCTGTGTGACTCTGTCAGGCGACCCTCCACCCCTAACCTCTCCCTAAGTTTCCCCGCGGAGGCCCAAGGGGCACACCTGTCCACGCAAAGTCCGGAAGCCAGGCTCTCGGGCTCGGAATCCGAGCTGCGGCGGACACGCCTGGGGGAACAGCGAGGGTCGCGCAGGCCCCGGGTCGGGGTCAAAGGTTAGGGGTCAGGCGCACCGCTACCTCAAATCCCACTGGCCGCTGCCCACGTCGACGTCTCCGTCCTTGTCCTTCTCCGGGGCAGGCGCGTCCCCCCCGGCGCCCACGTCCCGTACCTCCTcttccgccgccgccgccgcgggccCGCTGCCGCCCTGGCTCGAGGGCCGCGACCCCGTCCTCCGGCGCCGGGAGCCGCTCGCGCCGCTGCGATCGCCCATGGCCTCAGCTCGCACCCAGCCGCGGCGGAGTCGTGGTCCACCGCGCTCGCAGCGCCCGAGGCCCGAGGCCCCGCCTCCGGTCCCTCGGCCAGAGGCCGCCACCGCCCCCTGTCGGCCGCCGTAGCCTGCGCCGCCAATCAGCGCGCAACCGCCGGGTCCACCCAGAGCCCGCGGCAGCGTCGCTCCCGGAGCTGCTAACTGGCCCGTGGCCGCGGCGCTCGTCCATGTGTAGCCCGCTGGCGCGCGGGGCACGCTGGGAGTTGTAGTCTCATGGCGCGAGCCGGAGCGCGGAGGCGGGCGCGCAGCCAGGGGCGGACGCTGCTCCCCGAGGGCCTCGGCGGAAAACGCGCGGCTTCCTGGCAGCTGGAAGCCCCTCCTGACCGCCGCCTGACCCTTGTCCCGCTCTTTAAACACAGGGTTTCGTCATGCCTCAGCCCAGGCGCGGGGTGTGGGGATGTAGGTTATTTATGAAATGCCTCGTGCGTTACTATCAGACAGACACTTAGGGCGTTGATGCTCCACGAGCCCTCTAGTTACTACCGTAGGCCCCCGCTTTTCCTCCGCTTAGGTTGTTCAGACAAGCGCCAGGCCAAAGAATGGAGCGAGAGAAAGGCCCCAGGCCCCGCGTCCCGGGTACCTCCGCCTGGCCCACCTACTCCCAGGGCAGCACCTCTCCCCTGCAGGCCCAGGACGGGGAAGGGCAAGGGTGCTGCCCTCGCCCCCACAATGGGCACGCCCGGCCCGCCTCTCCACCCAGCCGCCTTCTGCCCTCGTCCGCAGACTTGCAGAGCTTCCCGTGTTTCGCACCCGGGCCAGTTTTGCCAGGGCGTGGTGATCCTGAAGTGCCAATTCGCGGGGGCCCAGAGGCTTCTGTGTCATTGCACAGTCTGCAGTCATCCAGTCGTTAAATGAAGCAACTAATACACCATAACAACTGCACGGTGAGAACCGTGGGCGGGCAAGTCCGGTCCCAATTGGCTTGACCTGCATTTTGCAAAGAGCATGGAGTGTGAGTATCCTGGATTTCTGGATGCGAGGGTTCACTGGGGGCTCAGGCCTGGTTTACCCAAGAAACACCCCTAGCCGCAGAACCCACTCCATTCATTCCTCTGAGGTAAGCAAGGCTGAGAAGATCACCTCTCTGAAAGCAAATAAACCCAGAGGCTCAGCCTGAGGTCAGCCCTCCTTCCCGCCGGGCTTGCCCTGGATCCATCACCTCCACGGACAGGCACCTGGGCCCCCTGGTGACACGTGCTTCTGCCACCGGACCATTTGCGACTTATACCAGCCTGGCATCCCTTCCTGGCAGGCTGAGGCTACCTTGCAGGTGTTTTCGAGTAGCCTGCTAAAGGGGCCGCCCTCATTGGGCGCCAGAACCCCTCCTGCGTGCCCACATGGCCCAGCCTCGGTGGGTCAGGACCAGCCCCGTCTCTTATCCAGTGTCCAAGAACGTTCGTCTGTTCCTAGGCAGACCTGAGCCAGGGGGAGCTAGGCCTTTCTGAGTACTGATCCCAAGGGAGGTCGGACGCAGGAGAGGGTCCTCTCGGGACCCAGCAGCGTAGGAGTGAGCCCTGGGAGCTCTGGCCCTCCCTCCCAATGATCTCTCCCAGGCAGCTAGTGGTAAGCTCCCCACCCACGCCCACGTGTCTCCGCGCACCTTCTGGCCCCGCCATCCTCCAATACAGAGCCAAGACTAGAGGGCCGGCCCGGACTGGCACGCTGATTGGTAGAGGAGAAGATCGACGACTCAGGCTGCCAGtaggcccagagaggctgagcgCAGTAGCCAACGAGGAGTGAAGGGCCGTGTTAGAAGCGGCTGCCTGTGTCCGCGTCCAGACTCCAAGTCGTCGGCAGACAAGAAGCAGTAGGAGTGAGGGGACCAGGGTGGACTGGGGGCCGCCAGAAAGGACCGATCTGACCGGGGCCTGTGGGGGAACCAAGGGTTCCACCACCGAAGTTGAGAGCAAGATGAAGGCCTCAAGCCAATGGGAAGGCAGGGGCTGTGAAGGCACCAATAAGGAAGAGCCCCTGTACCAGCGGGGTGCAGGGCCTGTCCGAGGGAGGCGGAGGCCTGTGGTTGATAGTGGGCGGGACTTCTAGGAGGGAGGTGGGGCCTACGCCAGCCCCGCCCACAGTCCCAGCACCTCAGGATCCTGGGTGCGGTGCGGCCCAGACCCACAGGGGAGAGGCAAAAGGTCAAGGTAGGTGAGGTTGTTTGGGGACAAATGTGTGCATGAGGAGTTGTCGAAGAAAGCTCAGTGGCGAGTTTCCCTGCTGGTGGAAGCAACACCTGGCCCGGGGTGAGGAACCTGCAGGTCTGGTCGAATAAAGGGCTGGAAGGGTTTGGGGGTTTAGAAAGGGCCTCGAGCTGACACTAGGGTGGAGGCACCGCGGGCAGGCCAAGGAAGCCTGTGAGGAAAGACACTGGACATGGTGATCGGTAGCCTGTTCTCTGGAATGCAAAGCTCTGTCCATGGACACCTGTGGAGACAAGCGCGGGCTCGTCCCAGGCACCGGGCAGGCAGCCTCCATCCTTCCACCCCCACTGCCCCATAGAGTCTTGGAGAAGCAGAAACAGTCAGTCCAGACCCCGAAGCTGAGGAGCCCTGGGGAGGAGTGGACCTCTGACAGCCTTCCTCCCTGCCATTGGTGCCCACCCAGGTGTGAATCTGAGTTTAGGATGGGTGGGGTATTGGGCAGGGCTTAAGTCAAAGGCAGCCCTTGGACAAGTCGTTCCTCTCCCTGAGGCTCAGTCTTCATATGCAAATTAGGCAATTCTTCCTACCCATCCTCTACCAACACTGGGGGCTTTCCTGAGGTTGTTAAGGCTGACAACGCTCCCCAGAAGGGGGCGCCCACCTCCAGGTGAGCCCCACCCTGAGCAGCAGGCCCACAGGCTATGGTCTGTTGCAGGTCAGTCTCCCCTGCTGTCCATACCAGTGGAGTCTGTGTGGGCCTGTCCCCTGCCAGCGTGCAGACAGCTGCTCTGGCCCTGGGCTGACCTGGTTTGACCACATGTCTCCAAAGATGTGGGACCTCTCAGCTTATGCCTACCTACCTGGGTGCCGAGGGCATTTGCTGGGGTAGGAGTCCATGTCCCTGGGCTCTCTGAGCCCAGCACAGCCCTGCCCCTCATCTCCTCAACATGACGTCCTGTCTAAAGCCCGAGGGCTGTGGTGGCTGTGGGCGGCTGTGGGAACTCCTATGACCCCTGGGCACCTCCTCCCCAGAGCCAGCCTGGCCCAGCTACCTATGGAGGGCTCCTCAGTGTGGGAACATATCCCCTGAGTCTGGGAGTCAGGATGTGGACAGCAGGCTGCAGGAAGGGGTCAGACCCCACACCCTCTGCTGTCCCCATGTTCTCCAGTGGCATCGAGGAAGACTCGCTGGTGGCTGTCAGGCTGTAAGGACAGCAGGAGCCCCTACAGGAAGAGTGGAGGTGTCCCAGGCCACAGGATTACAGGCCCTGCTGCACCTCCTCCGGCCATTCTAGATCAGTCCTGGGCCAGATCTGACTGTAGcctccccagttcctggcacagagcggAGTCACCTGCCACAGGAGAAATGCTAACTGCCTTGCCTTCAGGGGTGTGCTCTTGCCTTTGGTCTGACAAGCCGGCCCTCCAGGGTGGAAGACTGCCTTCTCACAAAAGAAGACACGGGCGCACCCCAGCAAAAGGCAGCGGCGCGACTCCAAGGCTGCGTGGGTAGGGTGCCACTCCCAGCGCTGGGCCTGCGCCTGCCCGACCTCTGTGGAGCGGCAGGACCCGGAAGACGACCCCTAGGTGACCCCAGTGCCCCCTGCTGCGCGGGCCCAGCCCTGTATACATCAGCCCGACACTCCGAGTTCTATCAAGAGTGGCATTTATTCTCCTCGTGGAGGTGCGGTGCTCCGGGGAGCTGGTGCTATTGTGCTTAGGAAGGAGGTCTGTCCGTCCGTCCGTCTGTCCGGCCGGCCCGGCCCCAAACGGgggcggaagaggggcgcggccCGAGTAAAAATCCCGGCCTGTCCCGGGTGGGAGTATGTACAAGGCGGCGGGGcgcaggcgggggtg
Proteins encoded:
- the DGAT1 gene encoding diacylglycerol O-acyltransferase 1 isoform X2, whose protein sequence is MGDRSGASGSRRRRTGSRPSSQGGSGPAAAAAEEEVRDVGAGGDAPAPEKDKDGDVDVGSGQWDLRCHRLQDSLFSSDSGFNNYRGILNWCVVMLVLSNARLFLENLIKYGILVDPIQVVSLFLKDPYSWPALCLVIVANVFAVAAFQVEKRLAVGALTEQAGLLLHVVNLATILCFPAAVALLLESITPVGSVLALTAYTILFLKLFSYRDVNLWCRECRARAKAKAAAAGKKANGGAAQCTVSYPDNLTYRDLYYFLFAPTLCYELNFPRSARIRKRFLLRRLLEMLFLTQLMVGLIQQWMVPTIQNSMKPFKDMDHSRIIERLLKLAVPNHLIWLIFFYWLFHSCLNAVAELMHFGDREFYRDWWNSESVTYFWQNWNIPVHKWCLRHFYKPMLRRGSSKWVARTGVFLASAFFHEIPLAWIVGRFFRGNYGNAAVWLTIIIGQPVAVLMYVHDYYVLNYEAPAAKA
- the DGAT1 gene encoding diacylglycerol O-acyltransferase 1 isoform X1 — translated: MGDRSGASGSRRRRTGSRPSSQGGSGPAAAAAEEEVRDVGAGGDAPAPEKDKDGDVDVGSGQWDLRCHRLQDSLFSSDSGFNNYRGILNWCVVMLVLSNARLFLENLIKYGILVDPIQVVSLFLKDPYSWPALCLVIVANVFAVAAFQVEKRLAVGALTEQAGLLLHVVNLATILCFPAAVALLLESITPVGSVLALTAYTILFLKLFSYRDVNLWCRECRARAKAKAAAAGKKANGGAAQCTVSYPDNLTYRDLYYFLFAPTLCYELNFPRSARIRKRFLLRRLLEMLFLTQLMVGLIQQWMVPTIQNSMKPFKDMDHSRIIERLLKLAVPNHLIWLIFFYWLFHSCLNAVAELMHFGDREFYRDWWNSESVTYFWQNWNIPVHKWCLRHFYKPMLRRGSSKWVARTGVFLASAFFHEYLVSIPLRMFRLWAFTGMMAQIPLAWIVGRFFRGNYGNAAVWLTIIIGQPVAVLMYVHDYYVLNYEAPAAKA